Genomic segment of Euleptes europaea isolate rEulEur1 chromosome 6, rEulEur1.hap1, whole genome shotgun sequence:
tttccaagatctcgggtagaggtctttcacatcaccgaatCCAGATCCTTTTCAATAgacatgccagggatttaacccgggatcttctgcatgccaagcagatgctctgccactgagccatacccACGGTGTGTGTCCATTTATACATTCCAATAAGAGGGCATTCAGCTGGAAGTCCATGGTTGATGCATGGCTTGGTATCCCCAGTAAGGgtctggcaggaggtgatgtgaaagacctctgttggagagcctggagagctgctgccagtttgaatggaatcatagagttggaagggaccaccagggtcatcaagtccaaccccctgcacaatgcaggaaatttacaacaactacctcccccccacaaccccagtgacccctactccatgcccagaagatggccaagatgcccctccctctcatgatctgcctaaggtcatagaatcagcattgatgacagatggccatctaaggtaaaggtcccctgtgcaagcaccgggtcattcttgacccatggggtgatgttacatcccaacattttctaggcagactttgtttatggggtggtttgccagtgccttccccagtcatcttccctttacccccagcaagctgggtactcatttgaccgacctcagaaggatggaaggctgagtcaaccttgaaccggctccctgaaaccaacttccgtcgggatcggactcaggtcgtgagcaaagctttggactgcattactgcagcttaccactctgcgccacggggctcctagatggccatctagcctctgcttaaaaacctccagggaaggagagcttaccacctcccgaggaagcctgttccactgaggaaccgctctaactgttagaaagttcttcctaatgtctagtcggaaactcttttgatttaatttcaacccgttggttctggtcccaccttctggggcaacagaaaacaactcggcaccctcctctatatgacagcccctcaagtacttgaagatggttatcatgtctcctctcagtcttctcctctccaggctaaacatacccagctccttcatcctttccacataggtgtagacaatactgaccttgacagaccagtagtctgattcaatataaggcagcttcacgtgttcatgtgtgtatttgCCCAGGTAGGCAATAAAACCTCTTTGGATAGGCAGGCCTTGGGGAAGCAGTGATCTTGTGGCGCATAGTGCTCGCAAGCCGAGATATTCGGTGTCCCCTTCTAGCATTTGTGACGCCAAAATGAGCTCCGCCTTTAAGAGATCTCGTTTGGACCCCGCCCCCCCTAGATCCACGATGGACACGGCCGGCCACAGCCTGATCCTTCTGCAGCAGCTGAACATGCAACGGGAGTTTGGCTTTCTCTGCGACTGCACAGTTGCCATTGGAGACGTCTACTTCAAAGCTCACAGAGCGGTCCTGGCTGCTTTTTCCAACTATTTTAAGATGATATTCATTCACCAGACAAGGTAAGGCAGCACGGGCCTTTGTGTAGGGAGGAGCACATTTGATTTACTTATTTTCATTTGTAGTCCGCTGTTCTTACTGGGACTCCGGACGGATTGCCAATAGTGACTATTCCGTCAGCCAGCAAGCGAATAGCAAAATATGATAAGATTTGAATGATAAACAAAGTTATTTAGTCAGCAagcggattacaaaatatgatatcAATAGCTGAGTCTAACAGGAAAGATTCCTAGCATAATAACATCCGGCGGTGGGCCTGGAATTGAAGAACCGAGAGGCTACATGTTTTTTTGATGACAATCTTGGGTCTCCGAAAACTCCAAAACACATACAAGGGCCCTGTGTCCAGGAAGAATATGAAGGATGCACACACGGATGGAATATATATTTCTGACTCTTTGATATTGGCTCTAGTTTTTTGTGGGGAGTGTCTCATTGAATCCTTACGATAGGACGCTTTGTGtttgttaagtgtcatcaagtcgcttccgactcatggcgaccctatgaaccaatgtcctccaaaatgtcctatctttaacagccttgctcaggtcttgcaaactgagggctgtggcttcctttatagagtcaatccatctcttgttgggtcacctgagtcgtggcttcctttgtatAGTCAAGATTATGTGGAGATTGGGAGGAAAGTGAATGTTTGACCTCACAGATGCTAGCCAGTTGGTGCTGCCCACAgtgaagttgtttttttaaatttcagaactTGACCTTGGAGACAGGGGGAGAAATTCTATGGATCATGGTTCCGTGTTATGACTGGCACCTTTAGATCAATTAATTTGTCCTTGTGATGTACTTACTTAACTCTCGTCTTTGCTCCAAGCAGTGACTGCATAAAGATCCAGCCGACAGATATCCAGCCCGACATATTCAGCTATTTGCTCCACATCATGTACACCGGGAAAGGCCCCAAACAGACCGTCAATCCTACCCGGCTGGAGGAAGGCATCCGCTTCCTACACGCGGACTACCTGTCCCACATGGCCATCGAAATGAACCGGATGCTGTCTCCGGAGACGGTGCAGTCTTCCAACCTGTACGGGATCCAGATCTCCACCACCCACAAGACGGTCAAGGAGACCCTGCAGACAAAAGAGAGTCTGGCGGGTCTCGGTAGCCGAGCCTCCAACCAGGGCGATCACCCTCAGCTTCAGCTCTCTCTGGCTATCGGGTTGGACGACAGCTCTTTGGACCAGCCGATTTCTCATCCTCCCATTCAGGGGGCTGGCAAACAGGCCGAGGACCTCCCGAAGCCAATGGTGACCATAAAGCAGGAGAAAGCCGACCCAGAACCGGTGGTGTCTCAGAGCCATACCGCGTCCTCCCCGGATCTTGGAGTTCCGGCCTTTTCGAAAACGAACGTCAAATCCCACGTATGTCAGTACTGCGGAGAGCGTTTTGAATCGCGGGGCCTTTTGCGAGAGCATCTGTTCACTCACGTGTCGGGGTCCCTGCCGTTCGGGGTGCCGGCCTCAATCCTGGAGAGCAACGACCTCCTCCAGGGCCCGCCGCTGAGCCAAAGTTGCGCCACCGCCGAAAGCCACCGCCTCGACACCTTCCTGCGGAAAGAGAATGAGCGCCGGCTGGAGCACCCCTCCCGCGGCAGCCTGGAGGCCTTACCCATCGGCCAACTCTCGCTGGTGTCCAAAGACTCAGAGCCGGTGGAGTTGAACTGCAACTTTTCTTTTTCCCGGAAGAGGAAGGTCAGCTGCACCGTGTGTGGCCACAAGTTCCTCCGGAAGAGCCAGCTGCTGGAACACATGTACTTGCACAAAGGGAAGCACTTCAAATACAGCCGGTGCCAGAGGGTGGGCAGCGGGGCGGCCCCCAAGTTTCAGCCCTACGACGACAGTTGGACGCCGAACGGGGGGAAAGGCGCCACTCTCCCGCAAGCTCGTTTGGAGGCGCAGAACGTGTTAGACCCTGACCTCTCGCAAGAGAACATTGACACCATACTGGTTGAATAGAATCGCCGTTCTCATTTGTGTTTTCAGCCTGTGAATTAGTGCATGCTtcccaatggccatttatgcagggtcgattctgctcctcgctgaatgttgattttttaaattcgatctttaaaatgactgttcaccgtccctgatgcaagaggagaaagtcaaacaatccacacacaccccactcgcctgccctttgttccttcgtttgcatagccattagcaatagatGTTTCATAGCTAAGCctcggctgtgattcttcatgcttccttcagggAATGCGGGGCTCAATGCGGGAGCGGAACAAACACagaaggtcacgttaaaggggctcttaacaaatgcgaagcaggtgtgcaccagcttcacagtgaagtctggaatgacggttctgcgtgaagaaataaaaaaaatatgcggggcacttcagcctggaacggctgctaattaccaagcataaacagccaatgGCTCTTAACTGAAGGTTTTTTATGTGTTCTTCTGGATTTTGAAATGGCTGTCAGAATCCCCGCCCGGTGTGGTGTTGTCGGCCACCTGGGAGCACGGCTGCCTCTTACGTTGCTCCGAGTCATATGTTATATGGGTACGCTGTAAGGCACGGGCACCATGGTAGaagggtttttgggttttttgtaatttatttgtttCTTCTATAATAAAAGGGAtataaaaggaaaaagagggaaaggggaaaaattaaGGTATCCAACATACAATTGATAAATCAAAAATTCGAAAGCGAATCGAGCAGACTATATTAACCTGCTTTTCAAAAACATTTTACAGTCGGATAGCCACCCGGttaaaggagagttggtttttatatgtcgattttctctacggttttaaggagaatcggcttacaatccccttcctctccccacagcagacaccttgtgaggtaggtgaggctgagagagcccaaagagaactgtgactaggccaaggtcacccagctgacttcatgtggaggagcggagaaatcaacccggttcaccagattagagtccactgctcctaaccactccaccactccggcatctttcctggtgcctaccaagtgtttAGAGAAAGTGGGCGAGTCCAGAGAAGGGCTTCtcattggctgagcagattgtttaaaaaatgctgctttgggagCCGCCTGCCAGCTCAGCGCAACAATCTTCACTGAGGGATTGCAAGAAAACTGTGTGCGTACGCAAGGAAATTTTTTAAACCCGTGTGTTCATTTTAAGCGGCATCCTGCTAGCGCAGAGCTTCTGCCTCAGATGTTGAAGAGTTAATATTAGAGTTATGcgtgacctcactccctgaccaTTCCGTGGTTGGCTCCGCCCCCTGCCGtggtcattttgtggttgcgtcCACCGCCCtgtccgaattccaaaggtgcctgcaagctttgaagggttggggacccctgctgtaagtTACGACACGGGTACATCTCACATGAACCctctacggaatcagacccttggtccatcaaagtcagtgttgtctactcagaccggcagcggctctccagggtctcaagcagagatctttcacatcacctgcttgcctagtccctctttaactggagatgccagggattaaacctgggaccgtctgcatgccaagcagatgcccctccctacacttgaagctgcctttactgaatcagaccatcaaggtccatcaaggtcagtattgtctactcagactggcagcagctctccagggtctcaggcaggggtctttcacatcacctacttgcctagtccctttaactggagatccaggggattgaacctgggaccttctgcatgccaagcagatgatctaccactgtgccacagcccctcccttgtaaTGCTGTGAATTGCTAGCAAAGCAGCCCATACGGCACCTGGGGAGAGTTGGCGGGTGCCATTTGGTGGGTGCACTCTTCAAATGCAGAAGACCGTATGTTCAGTCCCCCGCCTCTCTTGTCAAATGGGTCTCAGGGAGCAGGGTTGGGGAAAGATGTCTGGCTCAGGCCTTGGCGAGCCGCTGCTGATCAGAAGAGACCACGCTGGGTTAGGTGAGCAGAGATCTGTCGAGCTTTGAGACTGCTTCATTTGCTCGCGCCACAGGTTGGGTGCTCCCAGCATTATTCCTTAAGGCGGACCCTTCCCAGGCGTTTCAGCCACAGGACACGCACCCGGGAATGTCTCTTGTGCTCACGtaaagtgctgtcgagttgcaGCCGATGAAGCAGTGATTAAGCTATTAAgcaggggtggttttgccatcgccgtgctctccagagtcttccttggtggtgttccttccaagtaccaagcCAGCTtccaagatgaagaagagttggtttttataccctgcttttctctatctttaaggagcctcgaagccttcccctccccacgacagacatcctctgaggtaggtggggctgagagacctgtgacaggcccaaggtcacccagctggcttcgtgcgtaggagtggggaatcaaacccggttctccaaatcagagtccgccactctttgGAGTGGTGCAGTCTGagctgaagaaccgggtttgattctctactcctccacatgagtggcagaggctaatctggtgaactggatttgtttacctgctccacatgaagccagctgggtgaccttgggctagtcacactctctcagccccacctacctcacagggtgtctgttgtggggagggggagagaagatgattgtaagccggtttgattctcccttatgtggtagagaaagtcggcatataaaaaccaactcctcttaaccactacgccacgctggcagaACAGATGAGGAAATCTGTACTGttaaagagccctgacctggacatccccagcctagcctgatcatATTTCAGAAGCTATatcagggtgggccctggtttgtatttggatgggagaccaccaaggaagtccagggctgtgatgtggaggcaggcaatggcaaactgcctctgaatgcctcttgccttgagaaccctatggggtcgccataagttggctgtgacataatggcaaaagaaaaaatccttataaagaagaaaagggagaaaggtTTTGAGGGGCATGTTCTGCATAGCATTgatttctgggggaggaaagggccgtggctcagtggtagagcatctgtttggcatgcaggaggtcccaggtacaatcccaggttcaatccccggcatctccaattaaagggactaggcaagtaggtgatgtgaaagaccccttcctgagaccctggagagccgctgccggtctgagtagacaatactgactttgatggaccgagggtctgattcagtataaggcagcttcatgtgttcatgggaggtAGGCCCATCCTCAAGATAGGGGCACAGTAGGACGCCAGTCCTATGCGGGGGgccagcagcaggagccttaatATGGACTGGACGTTGCTTGCTGCCAATGTGTTGCCGAGCCTTATCTTAAACCCTCTGTGGTTAGCAAAGTAACTTGCAGTGGGGTATGCAATTACCGGCTAATCCTAAATGCTGTGGCCCCCTAATGATCCCAATCTTGTGAGTGTATTCCCTCgatagtctggagaagaggaggttgaggggggaaatgattgctctcttgaagtatttgaagggctgccacttagaggatgGCAGAgagctgttgctgttggcagcagaggataggactcgcaagaatgggtttaaattgtgggcggaaaggtaccggctggaaattaggaaacattttttttacagtaagagtgcttcgacagtggaatgggctacctagggaggtggtgagctcccccctcactggcagtctttaagcag
This window contains:
- the ZBTB25 gene encoding zinc finger and BTB domain-containing protein 25; amino-acid sequence: MDTAGHSLILLQQLNMQREFGFLCDCTVAIGDVYFKAHRAVLAAFSNYFKMIFIHQTSDCIKIQPTDIQPDIFSYLLHIMYTGKGPKQTVNPTRLEEGIRFLHADYLSHMAIEMNRMLSPETVQSSNLYGIQISTTHKTVKETLQTKESLAGLGSRASNQGDHPQLQLSLAIGLDDSSLDQPISHPPIQGAGKQAEDLPKPMVTIKQEKADPEPVVSQSHTASSPDLGVPAFSKTNVKSHVCQYCGERFESRGLLREHLFTHVSGSLPFGVPASILESNDLLQGPPLSQSCATAESHRLDTFLRKENERRLEHPSRGSLEALPIGQLSLVSKDSEPVELNCNFSFSRKRKVSCTVCGHKFLRKSQLLEHMYLHKGKHFKYSRCQRVGSGAAPKFQPYDDSWTPNGGKGATLPQARLEAQNVLDPDLSQENIDTILVE